One Thermococcus sp. JdF3 genomic window carries:
- a CDS encoding ABC transporter ATP-binding protein codes for MMRIENLVKVYKDVRALDGLNLEVKPGQVYGFLGPNGAGKSTTILSTLGLIFPQEGRIELFGEEVFRDGRFDENQLVEAKKRVGYMPEHATLWDFLTPEQTLDIIADAFKIPKTEKGKRINELLELVGLKEARNRKVGKFSKGMRQRLLLAQALINDPELLILDEPMTGLDPTGIAEFKE; via the coding sequence ATGATGAGGATTGAGAATCTAGTTAAGGTTTATAAGGACGTTCGCGCCCTCGATGGGCTTAACCTTGAGGTGAAGCCGGGTCAAGTTTACGGCTTCCTCGGCCCAAACGGTGCCGGGAAGAGTACGACAATCCTCAGCACCCTCGGTCTAATCTTTCCTCAGGAAGGACGCATAGAACTTTTCGGCGAGGAGGTCTTCAGGGACGGAAGGTTTGACGAGAACCAGCTCGTTGAGGCCAAGAAACGCGTAGGCTATATGCCGGAGCACGCCACGCTCTGGGATTTTCTGACTCCCGAGCAGACGCTGGACATCATCGCCGACGCTTTCAAAATACCAAAAACCGAGAAGGGGAAGCGCATCAATGAACTCCTCGAACTTGTTGGTTTGAAGGAAGCAAGGAACCGGAAGGTCGGCAAGTTCTCGAAGGGTATGCGTCAGCGTCTGCTCCTCGCCCAGGCGCTCATCAACGACCCTGAGCTTCTTATCCTCGATGAACCCATGACCGGCCTCGACCCGACGGGGATAGCGGAGTTCAAGGAGA